The Polyangiaceae bacterium genome includes a region encoding these proteins:
- a CDS encoding ABC transporter permease, which translates to MRHALRRILWIVPTLFVISLGLFWLLSAALLAEPGAGNATPRFLNMRPSSVRDLALGAMRSVAADDDNATLARQELVRLGGAALPHVLPALDSLDPRGRSRVALALAPVGKRMNVGSAEERGSPEAAVLFWTRFWQDRAIEFRPAVVKRAVARLAEKSTTGRREDVQQLDTFALPELLGSMPPVDGPEDVKRVTRLAAAAARITDRPGRVPKDASVEETRAIVRSWQSWWLEHRSSYVTHDGAERVLAMVSETQYGRWAQGAAVNRLGVSSGGEPVLDLLAAKAPLTGWLLLVGLTGGWLVGIVTGLVGAARAHRPPDFLTSAVAVPIAALPVTLGAVWVAPGDAPRAAHVAAALLMILASAGLVSRYQRSATRVTLDQEYTRTARAFGASPWRLARWSFRASSAAALSLAGSHLPQLVTAAFVLEHAFGLNGVAATTLHAVAARDVPWLMAVSLCLAATLSLTQIWSDALMGVLDPRVRLGFLRKRGAAE; encoded by the coding sequence ATGCGCCACGCGCTCCGGCGGATCCTGTGGATCGTGCCGACGCTGTTCGTCATCTCGCTCGGGCTGTTCTGGCTTCTGTCCGCGGCCTTGCTCGCCGAGCCGGGCGCTGGCAACGCTACCCCGCGCTTCTTGAACATGCGCCCCTCCAGCGTGCGGGACCTGGCGCTCGGCGCGATGCGCAGCGTCGCTGCCGACGACGACAACGCGACTCTGGCACGGCAAGAGCTCGTCCGTCTCGGCGGCGCCGCGCTGCCCCACGTGCTGCCGGCACTCGACTCGCTCGACCCGCGCGGCCGGTCCCGGGTGGCGCTGGCCCTTGCCCCCGTGGGGAAGCGCATGAACGTCGGCAGCGCGGAGGAGCGCGGCTCACCGGAAGCAGCCGTGCTGTTCTGGACGCGCTTCTGGCAGGACCGTGCCATCGAGTTTCGGCCGGCGGTGGTCAAGCGCGCGGTCGCGCGCCTGGCGGAGAAGTCCACCACGGGAAGGCGCGAGGACGTCCAGCAGCTCGACACGTTCGCGTTGCCCGAGTTGCTCGGCAGCATGCCGCCGGTGGACGGCCCGGAAGACGTCAAACGCGTGACTCGCTTGGCAGCGGCGGCCGCGCGCATCACCGACCGACCCGGGCGCGTCCCGAAGGACGCCAGCGTGGAGGAGACTCGGGCGATCGTGCGATCGTGGCAGAGCTGGTGGCTCGAGCACCGCTCGAGCTACGTCACCCACGACGGCGCGGAGCGCGTGCTGGCGATGGTGAGCGAGACCCAATACGGGCGCTGGGCACAAGGTGCCGCCGTCAACCGGCTGGGAGTCAGCTCAGGCGGCGAGCCGGTGCTCGATCTCTTGGCCGCCAAGGCGCCGCTCACCGGCTGGCTCTTGCTCGTGGGGCTCACCGGCGGCTGGTTGGTCGGAATCGTCACAGGACTCGTGGGCGCCGCCCGCGCGCACCGCCCGCCGGACTTCTTGACCAGCGCCGTCGCCGTGCCCATCGCGGCCTTGCCGGTCACGCTCGGCGCGGTCTGGGTTGCGCCCGGCGACGCGCCCAGAGCCGCGCACGTCGCGGCAGCGCTGCTGATGATCTTGGCCTCCGCGGGGCTGGTCTCGCGCTATCAGCGCAGCGCCACCCGCGTGACGCTGGATCAGGAGTACACGCGCACCGCCCGGGCTTTCGGCGCGAGCCCATGGCGCCTGGCGCGCTGGAGCTTTCGGGCCTCGAGCGCCGCGGCGCTGTCGCTCGCTGGCTCTCACCTGCCCCAGCTGGTCACCGCCGCATTCGTGCTCGAGCACGCATTCGGCCTGAATGGCGTTGCCGCGACCACGCTCCACGCCGTCGCCGCGCGCGACGTTCCCTGGCTCATGGCGGTGTCACTCTGTCTGGCAGCGACTCTCTCCTTGACCCAGATCTGGAGCGACGCGCTCATGGGTGTCCTGGATCCACGCGTCCGTCTCGGGTTCTTGCGCAAGCGAGGCGCGGCGGAATGA
- a CDS encoding ABC transporter permease, with amino-acid sequence MRRLAVRIASTLLALLVLLAVFADLIASDAPILARYRGSWLVLPVVTEPALLARIDRAELEQGGVIWAPLRASPTRDAATPQSGTQRWAQTVHGARSVVVTTLGVLALALALGVPIGALAGRGNFADALLSRAVELTGALPSLILVAALQAGRVAPSWLAFVVILGALRGVEVARLVRGEVLRVSGTEFVLAARALGGSPLRVVVRHVLPHVWGPVIVNATFGAAAVVALEAALSFVGLGLPDPVPSWGRLLGQVGSAGAWPLLGPAAGILGTTVCLYVVADFLDDRVSARRGAASRV; translated from the coding sequence ATGAGACGGCTCGCGGTGCGCATCGCGTCGACCCTGCTCGCGCTCTTGGTCCTCTTGGCAGTGTTCGCCGACCTGATCGCCTCCGACGCGCCGATTCTGGCCCGCTACCGCGGCAGCTGGCTGGTGCTGCCGGTGGTCACCGAGCCGGCGCTGTTGGCACGCATCGACCGGGCCGAGCTGGAGCAAGGCGGCGTGATTTGGGCGCCGCTGCGCGCCAGCCCGACGCGCGACGCCGCCACGCCGCAGAGCGGGACCCAGCGTTGGGCGCAAACCGTGCACGGCGCTCGCAGCGTCGTCGTGACCACGCTCGGCGTGCTCGCCCTGGCGCTGGCGCTGGGGGTGCCGATCGGCGCCCTGGCGGGGCGCGGCAACTTCGCCGACGCCCTGCTCAGCCGCGCGGTCGAGCTGACGGGCGCCCTCCCTTCGTTGATCTTGGTCGCGGCGCTGCAGGCCGGACGGGTCGCGCCGAGCTGGCTCGCGTTCGTGGTGATACTCGGGGCGCTGCGAGGGGTCGAGGTCGCCAGGCTGGTCCGTGGCGAGGTGTTGCGCGTCAGCGGCACGGAGTTCGTGCTGGCCGCGCGCGCCCTGGGTGGTTCCCCGCTTCGCGTAGTGGTGCGTCACGTCTTGCCTCACGTCTGGGGACCGGTGATCGTCAACGCGACCTTCGGCGCCGCCGCAGTGGTCGCGCTCGAAGCTGCGCTTTCGTTCGTGGGGCTCGGCCTGCCCGACCCGGTCCCGAGCTGGGGACGATTGCTCGGCCAGGTCGGCAGCGCCGGCGCCTGGCCCCTGCTCGGTCCTGCTGCCGGCATTCTCGGCACCACCGTCTGCCTGTACGTGGTCGCCGACTTCCTCGACGATCGCGTGTCCGCGCGCCGCGGCGCAGCGAGTCGGGTCTGA
- a CDS encoding thioredoxin fold domain-containing protein, producing MALKAVTERDFEQEVLASELPVLLEFGAEWCGPCKVVAPELEALARELEGKAKVVSVDIDRSPMLAREMGVQSVPTFVVFHQGRPANGRVGALKKAQLREMIEPFLPRAAGALKPEEVGALLARRQVSAVDTREAAAFARAHLPGAVNMPIEEIRTRLAELHMLPGAPVLYCRSGDKTKELAAELAAQGMPVSFLDGGLLAWEAASLPVERPD from the coding sequence ATGGCGTTGAAAGCGGTCACCGAGCGGGATTTCGAGCAGGAAGTGCTGGCGAGCGAGCTCCCGGTCCTGCTCGAGTTCGGCGCCGAGTGGTGCGGGCCGTGCAAGGTCGTCGCGCCGGAGCTCGAGGCTCTGGCTCGGGAGCTCGAAGGCAAGGCGAAGGTGGTCAGCGTGGACATCGACCGCTCACCGATGCTGGCGCGCGAGATGGGCGTACAGTCGGTCCCCACCTTCGTGGTGTTTCACCAAGGCAGGCCGGCGAATGGTCGCGTCGGCGCGCTGAAGAAAGCCCAGCTCCGGGAGATGATCGAGCCCTTCTTGCCGCGCGCGGCGGGCGCGCTCAAGCCCGAGGAGGTCGGAGCGCTCCTGGCGCGCCGGCAGGTCAGCGCGGTCGACACGCGAGAAGCCGCAGCCTTCGCCCGAGCGCACCTCCCCGGTGCGGTCAACATGCCGATCGAGGAGATCCGCACCCGGCTCGCAGAGCTGCACATGTTGCCCGGCGCGCCCGTGCTGTACTGCCGCAGCGGGGACAAGACCAAGGAGCTGGCGGCGGAGCTCGCGGCACAAGGCATGCCGGTGAGCTTCCTGGACGGCGGGCTTCTGGCGTGGGAGGCGGCGTCGCTGCCGGTGGAGCGCCCGGATTAG
- the larC gene encoding nickel pincer cofactor biosynthesis protein LarC, giving the protein MSGGHGHGHGHGHGHGHEHEHEHGHGHEHEHEHGHEHEHEHGHEHGHEHGHEHEHEPLARGMGTGKTLFLDAFAGIAGDMTVAALIDLGVPLGVVHDAVERLGIPGVRVSAHPRMAGAIGATALDVEFDPQGRERTHSEIDQLIQRAGLDPGVEALARRIFLRLAEAEARVHRVPVASVHFHEVGAVDAIVDVVGAAACIAHIGASVVSSPLPMGRGSVTCRHGVLPLPAPATVECLRGVPTYDAGIDAELVTPTGAAIVGAVAERFARWPELSPERIGWGKGSRELPDRPNALRVVLGAPPARTPDGGGHVLVECNVDDMTGELAAHALTALLAAGARDAWAVPITMKKGRPGLTLSALAERGSETRVAEVLLRETSTIGVRWTDANRLERPRRMLEVETRFGPIPVKISEGPYGPPQVKPEFDACARAAQGAGVPVREVLAEALRAALTKI; this is encoded by the coding sequence GTGAGCGGCGGACACGGACACGGACACGGACACGGACACGGACACGGACACGAGCACGAGCACGAGCACGGACACGGACACGAGCACGAGCACGAGCACGGACACGAGCACGAGCACGAGCACGGACACGAGCACGGACACGAGCACGGACACGAGCACGAGCACGAGCCGCTCGCCCGCGGGATGGGGACCGGCAAGACGCTGTTCCTCGACGCTTTCGCCGGGATCGCCGGGGACATGACCGTGGCCGCGCTGATCGATCTCGGCGTGCCGCTCGGAGTCGTACACGACGCCGTCGAACGGCTCGGGATCCCGGGTGTCCGCGTCTCAGCGCACCCCAGGATGGCCGGCGCCATCGGAGCAACGGCGCTCGACGTGGAGTTCGACCCGCAGGGACGCGAGCGGACCCATTCGGAGATCGACCAGCTGATCCAGCGCGCGGGGCTCGACCCCGGCGTCGAGGCGCTGGCGCGCCGGATCTTCCTCCGCCTGGCCGAGGCCGAGGCGCGCGTGCACCGCGTGCCGGTCGCGAGCGTGCACTTCCACGAGGTCGGCGCCGTGGACGCCATCGTCGACGTGGTGGGCGCGGCCGCCTGCATCGCCCACATCGGCGCGAGCGTGGTCTCGAGCCCGCTGCCGATGGGGCGCGGCTCGGTCACCTGTCGGCACGGCGTGTTGCCCCTGCCCGCGCCGGCCACCGTCGAGTGCCTGCGCGGCGTGCCGACCTACGACGCGGGCATCGACGCGGAGCTGGTGACGCCGACGGGCGCCGCCATCGTCGGTGCGGTCGCCGAGCGCTTCGCCCGCTGGCCGGAGCTCTCGCCGGAGCGCATCGGCTGGGGCAAGGGGTCCCGCGAGCTGCCCGACCGGCCGAACGCGCTCCGGGTCGTGCTCGGCGCTCCCCCCGCGCGCACGCCGGACGGCGGCGGCCACGTGCTGGTCGAGTGCAACGTCGACGACATGACCGGCGAGCTGGCGGCACACGCGTTGACGGCGCTCCTCGCGGCCGGCGCGCGGGACGCCTGGGCGGTGCCGATCACGATGAAGAAGGGGCGACCGGGACTCACGCTCTCGGCCCTCGCCGAGCGCGGCTCCGAGACGCGCGTGGCCGAGGTGCTCTTGCGCGAGACCAGCACCATCGGCGTGCGCTGGACCGACGCCAACCGACTCGAGCGCCCCCGCCGCATGCTCGAAGTGGAGACGAGGTTCGGCCCCATTCCGGTCAAGATCAGCGAAGGGCCCTACGGTCCGCCGCAGGTCAAGCCCGAGTTCGACGCCTGCGCGCGTGCGGCCCAGGGCGCTGGCGTCCCGGTGCGCGAGGTCCTGGCCGAGGCCTTGCGCGCGGCGCTCACGAAGATCTAA